CTCCTCGCGCGGAGCGGAGTTGAGAGTCTGGAGACTGGAGAGCTTCCGAACATGCAGTTAGTCCTAGATCGATCTGCACCTTGACGCAGCCAGGACACGCAGCTGTTGTGCCGTCGCTGTACAGGTGTTCGGACTTGTTACTACTAATTATTTGGACAGTAAATCTTACACTTTCTTCTACtagtatactactccctctgtgttataatataagatgttttttggcACTAATGTAGTGTCATAAAACGCCTTAGATTATGGGACGGAGCGAGTAATAATTAACCGCATGATGGTGTGATTACACTAATATAAACTGTTGTGGACTGTGATCATCTCTGGGGCGGTTCTGGACTGGGCCTTTCTTGTGTCCGAAGCTGCTCTGAGCAGGTGCACGGTGGCTGATTAGCCTGTAACCAGGCACGCACATCTCCAAGTAAAAAATATATTCAGTCAAGATCGGTCGGCGCGTACAACCTAATAACGATGCAAGCAAAGCAACTAAACCACTGGTTGAAGGGCTCCACATACAGATGCAGGGGAGATATCTTATACTTTAACTGAAGAAAGCGCATGGCCTTCTCCGTTTCAGCGTTCTGCCTGGCTTTTTCTATGGAGAGAGGGGACAGCTCGATCATGTCACAAGTTGCATCTTCTGGCAACGGACAATAGCCGTGTGCAGGATGAGGCACCTTTCAGAGATCGATGAGGCATCTGGCATCATCGTCCACGAGAAGTAAGCCGGGCAGGGTGAATCTCTATGCACGTGGCCGGATGCCTGATGCTGGCGGCTAAccgggcatgcatgcatgcagctcgTCTACCCTGGACAACACGCAGAATAATGCAAAGGGAAAAACCATTTTTTGGTGGCCTGGAAAACTGTTTTTGGTGTATAGCAGCTGGACTGGACTGAGGAGACAGTCAGTGGGCCTGAACTGAAGGCGTACGCATGGGGAGAACCTTACAGTAATCCTAATGGTTTCTGGTTTTGTGTTTAGTCAAAAATACTAGATAATGTGATTAACCTTAAAtttttactagcacatatgcccgtgcgttgcaacgggagaaataaTTAACGTGTCCTCCACAACAACGCAGAATAACAATAGTTGAATGGTGCCACCCAACCGGGCCAGGAATGCCTACAAGTCTACATTAAAAACCATCACGTATGATATTTTTGGTACGATATTTGAACAACTGCTCTGATATTTAAAAGGCCTAATTTTCAAATCCTACATACCAAGGCATTATTTGGAAGTTGGAGCAAGCTTTTGGAAGTTGGAGCAAGTTTTTGGAATTCGCATGGAGTCGTAAAGAAATCTTGCTAAATGTATTTTAGCCCGCCTCACCTCCCAAATCCACTATCGTGTCGTGCCCTCCTACCTCGTATGATTCCATAGTGTTATTAGTCCACACGCTTGTGCCATTTGTATTTGTTTTGCAGGAATATATGCCGTGATCCCTCACCTCTTTGGATATTTAATTCCTAGGTATTAATTTCTCTTTCCTTTTATGCCCACTGGATGGATGCGACACACACATCATTCTTTTTTTGTTCTTATTCTTGAGGCACATATATAAATCTGTAAAATTTAATATAAAAGGCAAGGTGGTACTATTTAACCGGGCAGCGAACCCATCTATCACATTTTTCCTCTTGCGCAGCTTGCCTAGTTTGACTCGGCCCATGTTTTTTTAGGCAGGCTCAGCCATCCATTAGTACCGTGGATCGGGTAAAAAGGGCATCATTGTCTCAAAAAAAGGTAAAAaggtcatcatatcaagttcttcaCGTGGCAATTCAAAATAGCAAGTTTTTACACATACATGTTTTCTTTTTGAGAATTAACCCTTACACGTTATTTTACGGATCCTACACGTAGACACTGTTTTGCCTCACACACGCACTGAGAATCTGGCCTACATAACTTGGTCAAAAGTAATGCATAAATAGTGAAGAACCAGTGAAAATTCATAGGAGACAACTGGATAAGTTGGTTACAAAGGTTTTTGTGTTTGTGCGTGGTTGGAGTTCGACTCCAGCGTGAGCACCGATTCTTTTTGGCTCGCTCCAGCGAGCGTGAGCGAGCAGCAGTTCAGCCAGCCGACACAGGCCAGACTCGGCCCAGCACCGCTGGGACATATAAAAAATAGAGATATGGGCCGGCCGTTTTGCTTACATTTTCGTTTCTTTTACATGTACGTCTTGGTTTCCAACTAAAACATAGCGTATGTAAAATTATTCAAAAGGGAACGAAACAAAACGAAACCAAACCaaaaatacctattccctttaatagtaggtatagatatagatactaCACAACATTGGATCTACTAGTGTTTGTTGAGGCAACCAAGAATTTTTTTTAGAAGAGTTGAGACAAACCAGCAGTGAAGAGCAAATGAACAAACAGTATTTTTGGGCGACTCCTATTTGACGCCCGCAGCTTACAGGAGAAGCTAGTTGGGCCAGCCCAGTGTGCGGTTAGCTGCGCTGCTTGAGTTGTTTCaattattttttggtttttctgttGTCGTTTATTATGCAGATTTATTCTTTCAGTTTTCTGTGTTGGTTCTTTCTCTTTgtgatatttatttatttattttattttcttatgcctttTTCTCATATTTTGTTTGTGCCTTTTGtttctattttttgtttttctgtttttggttctttctattttttcctttttttctttccatTTTTACTTTTTTCGGGATGAGCATGCTGTAAAATATAGTAACATTTATTCAAAACATGGTAAACTAACtttaatatacattgaacatttttgcaTAAGCTGAACATTTTATAAGTATATGGTGACCATTTTTTATATATCATGACATTTCTTAAACACACACTGAACGTTTTGTAAATGTATGGTGAACATTTCTATGTACACACAATGGTTTTGAACACAAACTAAACATTTTTCAGATATATGAACTTTTAAATACATGCTAAACCTTTTGTAAATAGAAACATAACAGTTGTAAAAATGTAAAGAACATTTGTtaaataaatattttattaaatatttttgttatttaaTTTTTTGATTTTTATAAATATTTACTTAATATTTGTATATATATTTGATCCAAATATTAAAACATGACGGCTACACTTCCGGCCTATTTAGGCCGGAATGGGCGTTTGCTCCTCTATATGAGGCATGTATCTGTCATATAGGAGGAGTCGTCCTTTTGGTCTTTAAAAATCAACAAAATCACGTTGAGGTTATCCCTTATAAGGGTCATCCCTAGCTTCTAAGGTGCTCATTGTGCGCCTCTTGTCGCAAGCTAGCAGTTTTTTTTTGTAGGttcatttattcaaaacgttttatctcttttgAACAGTGTGTCCAAATCCTGAACCCTTTTCATCATTGTATTTCTCGTGTCATTATCTTCGAAATTAGATACCATGTTAATAGGTCGCGATAAACTTTTTCATGAGAGGCTAATTTGTTCTTTTCATGGAAGCAAAAAAAGAAACGCGCAAAAAATCAGAAATTTTTCCCTTTCTGAGAAGCACAAAATCTATGCCTCCATGAGGAACAACTTTGTGCTTAAAATTTCAGGCACAAAAAAAGTCGTGAATTTTTTCCTCTTTCCGAGAAGCACATCTATGCTTGCACGAAAAGCAAAAATGTACTTGCGGTGGAAACATGTTTTTTTTTATGCAAAGGAAACTCATGATTTTTTTTACGCAAAGAAACACATCTATTCTGGACGTACCACTTAGGGTGCTATAAGGAGGGCACAAAACGCCACTGGTTGCTCTCGGAAATCAACCGGACTGCACCCAGAATTTACATGGGTTGCGCAGGAGAAGCCCAAAGAAAGGACATGCGCAAGAGAAGTGTGGGTGTATGGCCCTGTGAAGCGCGAGGCCCGTCAAACAGTGGCCCAAACAAGCAGTGCGTGGCAGAACGAACCGCCATTCTCGTGACACCGCACACCCCGCGCTGCACACCGCAGCGCGCCGCCACGCGTCCACTCCCGAAGAGCACGGAATATATACCCGCTGGCTGGGCGTAGCCAACTCTCTTCCCTCCTCTGCCTCCGCGCCACTGAGGAGACATTCACGCCACCAGAAGCTCCTCTCAAGAAACGCAGACACGCCACCGACGATCACGATGATGCTGCGCGCGGCGGGGAGGAGGCTGATCGGCGCGGCGGGGGCGCTCGCCGGTGACTCCTCCACCGGCGCGGCGGCGCTGGGGGCGGTGGCGGCGAGGAGGGGGTACCACGAGCGGGTGGTGGACCACTACAGCAACCCGCGCAACGTGGGGGCGTTCGACAAGGACGACGCCGACGTCGGCACCGGCCTCGTCGGCGCGCCGGCCTGCGGGGACGTCATGAAGATGCAGATCCGCGTCGACCAAGCCTCCGGCAGGATCGTCGACGCCTGCTTCAAGACCTTCGGCTGCGGCTCCGCCATCGCATCCTCCTCCGTCGGTGAGCACTGAGCAGACCGCCCCCTCAGTTTCCTTCCTCCGCTAGCTAGCCTTCTTTATATTTCTGTCTCGTGAGCTTGTGTTCATGTTCTTCAGGCGTTAATTTCTAACACCGCACCGAATCACAAGAACAAGAGCTTCATCTGGATCCATGTCCATgcgtttatttatttttactttttcaTGTTGATATGTAAGCCCATCTAAAGGGGTTGTCATTCATCTTCACAATTATCACAGAAATTCATTAGTTCGCATCCAACTGTTGATATCTGCAAGTATCTGTATTTCATACATTCAGAAATTGACAACTTAAG
The sequence above is a segment of the Triticum dicoccoides isolate Atlit2015 ecotype Zavitan chromosome 1A, WEW_v2.0, whole genome shotgun sequence genome. Coding sequences within it:
- the LOC119342858 gene encoding iron-sulfur cluster assembly protein 1-like, whose protein sequence is MMLRAAGRRLIGAAGALAGDSSTGAAALGAVAARRGYHERVVDHYSNPRNVGAFDKDDADVGTGLVGAPACGDVMKMQIRVDQASGRIVDACFKTFGCGSAIASSSVATEWVKGKQMEEVVAIKNTEIAKHLSLPPVKLHCSMLAEDAIKAAVKDYEAKKTKAAEADE